From Luteolibacter arcticus, one genomic window encodes:
- the sufB gene encoding Fe-S cluster assembly protein SufB, whose protein sequence is MSYDASSTIDADTREAIDIDRSKGDFSFPERHKFDAGRGLTERTVDYISEVKGEPQWIREFRHKALKVFREKPMPTHWATKDLENIDFDVIRYYLSDGEKPKRSWDEVPPEVLETFERLGIPQQERAFLAGVEAQYDSEASYSNMKEELTKLGVIFVNSNEGLKEHEAIFRPWFGKVIPTGDNKFSALNSAVFSGGSFIYIPKGVKLKQPLQAYFRINSENFGQFERTLIIADEGAEVMYMEGCTAPKFETATLHSAVVELVALKGAKIQYVTVQNWSSNVFNLVTKRGLAMEDAEVRWIDCNIGSRLTMKYPGVIMKGERARGEVISIALANTGQHQDTGAKMIHAANNTTSNVVSKSISVGQGRATYRGQVHIPKHLKGCKNNTECDALLINTRSRTDTYPAITVKGNQHATQHEASVSQVSEDMLFYMQQRGLSEGAAMSLAVNGFINDLVREFPMEYSVELKRLIDLEMEGSVG, encoded by the coding sequence ATGTCCTACGACGCATCTAGTACCATCGACGCGGATACCCGCGAAGCGATCGACATCGACCGCTCCAAGGGCGACTTCAGCTTCCCGGAACGCCACAAGTTCGATGCCGGCCGCGGCCTCACCGAGCGCACCGTGGACTACATCAGCGAGGTCAAGGGCGAGCCGCAGTGGATCCGTGAGTTCCGCCACAAGGCGCTCAAGGTCTTCCGCGAGAAGCCGATGCCGACCCATTGGGCGACCAAGGACCTGGAGAACATCGACTTCGACGTCATCCGTTATTACCTGTCCGACGGCGAGAAGCCAAAGCGGTCATGGGACGAAGTGCCGCCGGAGGTGCTGGAAACTTTCGAGCGTCTCGGCATTCCCCAGCAGGAGCGAGCTTTCCTCGCCGGCGTGGAAGCCCAGTACGACTCCGAGGCCAGCTACTCGAACATGAAGGAAGAGCTGACCAAGCTCGGCGTGATCTTCGTGAACTCGAACGAAGGCCTCAAGGAACACGAGGCGATCTTCCGCCCATGGTTCGGCAAGGTGATCCCGACCGGCGACAACAAGTTCTCCGCGCTCAATAGCGCCGTTTTCTCCGGCGGATCCTTCATCTACATCCCGAAGGGCGTGAAGCTGAAGCAGCCGCTGCAAGCCTACTTCCGGATCAACTCGGAAAACTTCGGGCAGTTCGAGCGCACGCTCATCATCGCGGACGAAGGTGCCGAGGTGATGTACATGGAAGGCTGCACCGCGCCGAAATTCGAGACCGCCACGCTTCACTCTGCCGTGGTCGAACTCGTCGCGCTCAAGGGCGCGAAGATCCAGTATGTGACCGTGCAGAACTGGAGCAGCAATGTCTTCAACCTCGTCACCAAGCGCGGCCTCGCGATGGAAGACGCCGAGGTGCGCTGGATCGACTGTAACATCGGCAGCCGCCTGACGATGAAGTATCCCGGCGTGATCATGAAGGGCGAGCGCGCCCGCGGCGAAGTGATCTCGATCGCCCTGGCGAACACTGGGCAGCACCAGGACACCGGTGCCAAGATGATCCACGCGGCGAACAACACGACCTCGAACGTCGTGTCGAAATCCATCTCCGTTGGCCAAGGTCGCGCCACCTACCGGGGCCAGGTTCACATCCCGAAGCACCTCAAGGGCTGCAAGAACAATACCGAGTGCGATGCGCTGCTGATCAATACCCGCAGCCGCACGGACACCTACCCGGCGATCACGGTGAAGGGCAACCAGCACGCCACCCAGCACGAGGCCAGCGTCTCGCAGGTGTCGGAGGACATGCTCTTCTACATGCAGCAGCGCGGCCTCAGCGAAGGTGCCGCGATGTCGCTCGCGGTGAACGGCTTCATCAACGACCTCGTCCGCGAATTCCCGATGGAATACTCCGTGGAACTCAAGCGCCTGATCGACCTCGAGATGGAAGGGTCGGTCGGTTAA